The genomic DNA tagtgtaaatataaatgaataagCAACTGGACTGTAACAGACTTTTGGAGAAAAAAGgctgttttacatgtttttaaacaTACCGTTTTCATTGAGTTTTCAGCaataaacttcttctttttttttgcatgcagtttttgatatttttgcttgttcttttgttttgtcatgCAAATTAGATCAAATTTGTCACTAGCCATTAAGCAGCAACAGATTTGATAGCATTCAACGTGTAGCCTGAGGAAGAGCAGCCTGTGTAGCTGGAATCTAATCTGAATTCTATCAGGAACGAAATGTGCTGCAAATCTGCAGCAAGGGTGAGCGGTCCAactgttgtatttgtttgttaatgGTGTGACAAGCTGGAAGGACAAAAGTCTACAGCCTATTGATATCATCTGAAATAATTTTTGGAGTGGACACCTATGGTGACGGATTGTGTTTTGTCTTACAGCAAGAAGGCAGTCAGTTGAGATCATAGTGGACCTACAGAGTGAAAAAGATGGAAGACTAGACGATTAGGGTCGTCTGGTCTTCGAGAACAGATGGAATCCTGTGAGACATAACATTTCCAAATATCCAGAGTTGGCACAGCATGTGAAAGACCTCCGCTGGGCTACATAATAAAACTCCAACAGGCATGGAAGTCCCATTCCATCATCGTCATTCTGAAGCTGTGAAGTTCTATCTATGATTCTTGGTTTTCTGCCATTTCAAATATatctggaaataaaaatgtccctTTCCACAGACTGTCATGTTGTAGAACGGGACAGGTTGCTCACTAGAATTGATTCACCTCTAGAACCCaatttgatggatggattatgaCTTCACCAATGTGTGTCCTGGGTCTTGTTAAATATTGGATTGAATTTCCATTCCAGTTTATCTGacaaattttaataatttcctgAGCTGGTTTGAGATTGAAAGCCAGAACTTGTGTGTTTGACACACTGAGTTAATAGGCAGACATTAAACCATATTCCTCCAGACAGGACATCAATAAAGGTAAAGATTTTGTGGATTGTTCTAGTTTCAACATGTCAAAATGTCATTGCTGAGTAATGCCAGGTTTTGCTCCTCTCTAATGGTTGAAATCCAGACTTGATAAATGCggcacacagaaacagagaagtAGCACATCCCTGTCTGCATCCCCAATGGACAGCAAATGGGAGGGAAAGGCATCCCTTTAGTTTGATtccagctgttgttgttgttttttttataaaatgttagAATTATTCACCAAGTCCTCATGAGATTGTAACTTCTCCAATCATATGTAGAATttcaatgtacagtaatccTGTCTTTGTTAGTTTAGTCAAGGTGGATGAGATCTGAAAAAATTGTCATATTcttgtttagtttttgttttcctttggaaaatgagaaataaaagtttCTCTCCATTAAGGGGCtatttcttcagaactgaagtgGTCTGAAACAGGAAAGCTAGTTAACTTATGGTAACTTATAAATTCTGATAAATCTAAATCAACCACCTGTTTTCACCCCTTGACAGCTTGAAATATTGTTGACATCGAAGCCAAGTGTGCACACAccttaaacaaacacacacacagacacacacacacacacacacacacacacacacacacacacacacacacacacacacacacacacacacacacacacacacacacacacacacacacacacacacacacatacatttcttTTATGGGCACCAATTTTTACTATCTCTTTCaccacacactcattcacacattcTTGATTTCACCATTGTGCATATatatgcacatgtgtgtgtgtgtgtgtgtgtgtacatgtgtactctttttcactttctctctttctttcttactcACACACTCTTCCACACATATCtctcggacacacacacactcacacacacccacatggtCTACAGTTGCATCACTAGTGAATTACCATGCCGTTCCACGTTATTAAACATGACACTCGGCCCAGATAATGGAGCCTTTCTTCATCTCAATTTGGAAGGCTAATCTTATTGCTTTGATTAGCAGCAGCTTCATTTGCATATCAAGGCCTCCCATCCTTTAATTCCTCCACCATAAATCCCCTCTTTATAGCTGTAGATAAAAGGAATCTATCTATATGTATCTTTCTAGaatcttttcttcctcctcctttccatCTCTTGTTCTTTGTTAACTCCTTGTTCGTTTGTGCAATTCTGTTCTAGTTTACCACAGTCATTATCAAACCTGCTCggtctttatttctttccttcttcACAGGTATTGAAGTGCAATCATAATGGAAGAAGGGGCAAAAGTACCATGACTTCATTGAGATATAATTACAGTTGTAATCCCGGTTATTCATTGACATACTAGAGGTACTAAGATCAGAAAAAGAATGTTTCAGCAAAAGTTTGAATCACAGCGTTCAGAGTACAACCGCAAAGTTACAGcctcaacaataaaaataaagactgcACTTTGGTCACTATTCACCAGGTTTTACCTCAAGACCAATGAAGCAGAATAACCTCAGGAAAGCTAATTTCTCAGCCTAGAAAATGATGTATAGAATCTAATCCTGGAGGAGTGCCTCACATCACGATTTAGACAGAAGGATATTTGACATCTCAATAAATCTGGTCGCTGTTTAGCCTAAACATAAGTTTAATTCATGTGGTTTATTTGATTGGAAAAGTGCCTTTCGCTGTCTACAGTATTCTAAATAAGGTGGTGATGCTGGGTGTACATATAAGGAGACTGGTACCAAGGTGataatgtctttttttggtTACACTCACATTTCACCATTAATTTGTATCACCTACTAAACTTAATCTGATTTAGCTGATTGATCTGTCTGCGAAGCACTGGCGGcacgtccggggtgtaccccgcctctcgcctgtagtcagctgggataggctccagcaacaacaaaaaaagtaaaaaatggatggatggatgattgaccTATAATGAACTCCTATAAGAAAATTTCAATGCTGAGGGACAACACCTCTGAGATGAGACACAGTTACTGCTGTGATAATTAATGAGCTGCTGTTAATGCAACCAGTGCAACAGTCTTACATAAGCCGTCAGACGTATGCGGATTTTTCTTTGTAGAGTTCTGAAGGAAAATATTTCTGCAGGgtttaaagtcattttaaaataaaattatttagcCTGTCCAACATAGTCAAAGACTCCAGAGGTTTCAAATGAATCTCCATCATTTTAAAGGTGAAAACATTCAATCACTATGAGTGATTTCTTTAGTCTCACTAATTATACAAAAGTTCTTTCTGATTCGCTCACTCTCATTTTCACCGAGTGGAGGAACTAAGTTCATCTCCATGGGGTAAAACACAACCATACACACAAGTACTTCCAGTGGATTTTAATGTTCATTATGCAGAACGACCACTTTATATaagattctatttttgttttatgcattAATTTGTATACATCAGTGAGGTAAAATGACTAATTTCATGTCTTATATAACAGTAGGTGTCTTTCCTCTAATCTTCCTCTGATTCATTTGATGTAACCTGTTGAGCTTATAATGCATAACGcatgtaaaatataattataaatgaGTGAATAGCATCATACGCTAACCTGTCATACTGTAGAACACATTCAGCTGACTCTCATTATGTTCAATctgcaggaaaatatttttgtttaacgCATTTGTAAATGTAGTTTTATAAACtaactgtatatgtatgtatgtgtgtgtgtgtgggtgtgtgtgtgtgtgtctgtgtggagagagagagacaagagaGGTAGAGATTGTGGGTGTCTTTTATAGGATGTTGGTCAATATCATGTTTTATGTATCTATAAAGAGCTCCAAGGCCGTGCTGACTTTTCATGGCTAAGAGCACCATTGGTGTTCTCAGGAAACAGATGCATTGTGGGCGATCAACGCACAGTTGATTGACATCCTGAGAGTCTCCATTCACGGAGACATCTCAACAGACGATTTCACATCCACCACCATGAACAGTATTGTAAGGATTTGTTCAACAAAGTCAATTCAAGGACGATActcaaaaaataattgaaaaagtGTGTATTCCAAGCATGAATtgcttacacacacatatcctctcctgcacacacactccaatgtatttcttttctttttaaataaaaacatccatccatccattttcttgaagacgagacagacGCAACCTTTCCGTCGTGAGCCGTTGCAGCTGGAGAATACCCTGAGGAAGAGACGGGGTACACTCCAGATGCATCGCCAGCGCAGTGTGAAgccaaatgaaaacatttttagtgagattctcgaCACTTTTCAGAAAATCCtattaaaaagaatgaaaattcCCGCTTTGTGAATGTATGAAATGATCAATCTAGTACTTCTCTCATCATCATTGTCAATGACATTCAGCAATAAGTTGAGACTATGAGCAAATGACGGATGATCCTTTTACAGATCAGACCATTCACACTTTAAGATAACAAACCACATAGACGatagtattttaaaacattttttatttgctttttgacTCATTGGCAGTAAAAGTGGAGGCGGTTGATCATAAAGCCATCTCAGGAGGGTTCACTGACCTGCAGGTGAGCAACCACCTCGCCCTGAGCAGCCAACATTTTACTCGCTGTGGGGAAACTCCATAACTAAAAAAGCATCAGTCTATTTACGACCCTCTTTCTCATTGACTATTGTACTCATCAGTTCCTGCTTCAATTGTCTTCTGTTATCATATGCAGATGAAGGAGGTTGGTAGAAGTGTGCATTATATAAACACGGAGGAGTCTGATTCGCGACCTTGCTCTCCCTCAGCTTGCCTCAGCATTTCCTTTCTCACAACTCCACTCACCAAACACCACCAGAATGGCCTTCGCTGGACGATGGGAAACCGAGTCCCAGGAGGGATACGACGAGTTCTGCAAGCTGCTCAGTGAGAAACACCCAATTGAAAATGCTTCATTTGCATCATGGCTCTTCTGGCTGATTTTTCCAGACGTGTAGGCGTTCACACtgcttgtcttcttcttcttctttaagaGATCCCTGACGATATCATTGAGAAGGGCCGTGACTACAAGATGATCACGGAGGTCACCCAGGACGCCGATGACTTCTCATGGACCCAATTCTACCCCGCAGACGCTAAGGTCACCAACAAGTTCACCATCGGCAAGGAGTGTGACATGGAGACCATCGGAGGAAAGACGTTCAAGGTAGGAATCAAAGATTCCAGAGTTGACAGTTGCACCTGCACAGGAATCTTAACACCTGAGGGTGTCTATAAGCACGTTTCCATCTGACTGGAGCCTGTGTTTCAGGCCACTGTGCACATGGAAGGAGGCAAGCTGAGTGCGTCCTTCCCCAACTACCACCACACCTCTGAGATCAGCGGCGGCAAACTCATTGAGGTAAACACATTCACCAAGGTTATGAGTGCTGAGAAGCAAAAGTGATGACAGCAGTGATTAAATTTAGTAGTCCACAGAGATTATTGAAGTCATTAATGTTCTAGTTCTTCAACTGGGGAGAAGAATTGTGtcaaatatacataaataaagagCAGCAGGAAATTCCTCTGTGTGGATGTGAGAGAGCATTCTCTAAATGTTTCAAAcctttgtttgcttttatgAAGGATAAACCTTCTTGAAAATTTCACAACAAAAGAGAAGCATTCAACTGATGTTAATGTGTTAATTTGGATTGAAAATCTTACAAATTGTAACTATATTATACATAAAAAAGGTACACTATCTGTGATAGAGTAAAACAAATGAGTGCAATGCTATCTGTGTCTGTATTGCTCTCATTATTAAATTCTCTACAGCCATCAGGGTGGCTGTCAATAATTTACCAATTATTTTGATTGATAAAATGTCAATTAGTTTTTTGAGAAGTACAGATGCAGGCATAGGTGATGCTCTATTAGATTCTCTATAAATATCTACATATTACATTCAGTTGATGTATTCTGTGAGTCACACAAACGTATGTTTATTAATTGTTTCAGGAACTAAACAATcagtcatttatatttttcttacgctgttagatagatagatggatggatggatggatggatggaaggatggatggatggatggatggatggatggatagatatagatagatagatggatagatagatatagatagatagatggatagatagatagatagatagatagatagatagatagatagatagatagatagatagatagatagatagatagatagatagatagatagatagatagatagatagatagatagatagatagatagatagatagatagatagatagatagacagacaagaTTAATGGTAATAACTAACGTGGTAATAACTAGCAGCCTTTTGAtctctctccagacctccaaAGCCGGTTCAGTGGTGCTGAAGAGAACCAGCAGGAAGCTGTAAATAATGACTGACCTTCAGTCTCCAACAGTGCGAGACCCCAGACCATGGCTACTacgatcaataaataaaagagataTTCATACAAACGTGTATTTGTTGGTTTCTAGCTTGAGTGTTTGCATACGTCCTGCTGTTGTTTTAtagtttaaagaaaaatgtgtgatcTGTTTGACATGAAGAGATCAAGGGAGTTAGTGAGTGTGGCTTTACAGGGTTTGAAGCAAAAGcagtaacaaaaaatattttttactcttAGAAATATACTTAGATTAAATGGCTTAACTAAACAAGGCACCCATGTTAAAGTCGGTGCCTCACCGCCGTTATAAATGGTTAAAAATCATGTAGGACACACAGCGTAGCCGCGAGCAGCTGAGCTTCACCTCAGGTTAGACTACCAATCGATCAAAACAAGagttaattaataaaagaagaaaaaatgtcagaTCTTAACCTGCTtggaacttcagatcaggaaataattcGACCTGTTCGTAATGAattcaaccagtttttaatgtcaggcttcTAATTTAATGGCAAATTCTCCACTCTGTCTGGCTtgtagaactgactttaacatcggtgcctcaccgccgtgaacctcaccgcacatcactgTCACAGCCCAGAAATGCCAATGGTCGCTTCGTTTGAAATATGcaataaattaaacaatgtATTCTCAAGACAAATGAGAAACATTTAATAGCAGTCGTAAAAAGGTGTGTTTCTTGGCAACCATATCAGTGAGGACCCCACCTGGTTTCACGAAATACAACAGATCATCAAGTCCCAGCAGAGTCTGGACTTTCTGAGGCGACAGGAAGTCTGGCATGTCAGCTTAAACCCTCGGACACACTATCGAGGGTCCTTATAGCCTTCCCCTCACTGCAGGACACTTACAGAACCAGAGTCCTACGTAGAACACACAGCCTCATCAGAGACACAACACACAGTCTTCACACTCCTACCATCAGGCAGACGCTACAAGAGTTTAAAGTCCAGTCGCACACGccgcacacaacacacacacacacacatatacccacacacacacacacgcacatatttATAACACTGTACTTTTTATTGCTGCTGTTAACCCTTTAtagttgttttctttattgttaCTATTTATCatcctgttgtttttaatttttgatacAGTCTTTTTTAGGGagaatgaacagaaacagaatgtcATTGTGTAGTACAGCTGACTGTTTGCTGTGCATATGACAATTAAACGCTTAAATCTTGAATCTAAATGATCAATGAAACAAGGATGAGAAATATGTGATTTGGctcaaaaaaagttaaatattattttttatacatttaacttttattcatttcagaAAGTGAAAAGCATGTTTTATCTAGTCTTTTTACATACAAATCCAAGagcttcaaacatttttataactACAGCCTACTGGCCAAAGAAATAGAAAAGACTTCTTAATATATTTGAAATTTTCATATCAGTTTTGAGTGAAGATTTAGGTTgcacaccaaaaaaaatctcacaacCGTGGAGAAGAATTGACTTGACAGTTGTCCAATGTGACtgctacacacacgcacgcatgcacgcacgcacatacacacacacacacacacacacacacacattgcactGCACAATCAGGGGTCTGTAATGCATCAAGAGACCTTTTAGTACCTGCTCAGCTCACTTGGAGCCACAATGGAGTATGAAAGAAGTACCATTCAGATGTTTGACGAAACAACTCAAAGATGTTGACAATGCATTACAAAATACCTACAAAAATGGAATTCTGTAGAGAAATTTTTGAGTGTGCCCCTCCAAAAACATCAGCAAAATTGAATCTGTAGTTGAAGCATTAAATATTttggtaaaatatttaaaatagtttttatctGTTTAGCTAAaaatgtggggggaaaaatgCCAGatcttaaaatgtaatattgtcTTTCCTTGCCCACGCTCCACATTCCCACAATGATCTCAATTTTTCCACTCCCGTTTctcacattttttatattttacatttgtctGGCGCCGGTtcctgacaaatgttttttaaaattttggggttttttttcagtccCATTCTTCTCTGTCCGTTccctttttcttccttcttgtCTCTTTCCACATCGACCCTATTTCTCTGTGGCTTCCAGCCAAGCAAATAATCAGTTAATTAACCAGCTCAGTCCCAGGATCATTGTAGCAGCTCTCAGCGGAGCACTGTAAAGGCTCTCATCTCTCTAAATTTACAGCTTCATTAAGTGAACTGGAGTAAGGTACAAATCTTTTGAATAAAATTGCCAGACAAgaccctcagtgtgtgtgtgtgtgtttgtgtggtagCCTTGACTTACAACTAGTGACTCAATAGCTCCCTGATGACAACAAAATCTCCCTCTTTTGCCTGTGAGGTGGTGATTGTTTTGGTGTAATAATGAGACATCCTCTCTTACAGACACAGACGCAATCAAGACTTTCACTCTTGGAAAATTAGGGTTGGAAGGAAACAAGTAAGGTGTTATTTGAGCGTGTTTGTATAGCGCCGCGCTGGTGCAATCACTCTGCAATATCACTTCCTTTGTACTCATAGACAAACAGACCTAATTGGCTATTTCCAAGGTGAGTGCTGCTGATTGGCCATTCTGCTTGTTTCTGATTGGTGTCCATCTAGACAACCaaatcattgttattttttctttcttcctgttgTGACCATGTATTTTCAAAAAACATGTGGAGTTAATCTCTAATAGTTTCCAGCTCTTAGCAGCTATTCTGATGTATTtatcacagttttgtacaatGGAACCTTCCAAAGTAATGCAGTGTGCTGGTCCAAATGCACTCAatggctttgtgtgtttgtggtggtaTTTTTACACTCTGAGAAATCCCACAGAtctcatagaaataaaaataaaagtcaccaAGATTTCTTCAGCTCCACACAAATTAAACTATTATACAAGAAGGTAACAGTGGTTTTTAACCTTTTGTCTGTGCTGCGTTCACATATCTGGGCTCTGCCTGCTTGCAGCAATAATGAAGTGGCAGAGTTCACATTTTTTCAAATGAACCACACTAAGGACGTTTGCTTTCATCAAAACCAAACTTGTGTAAAAGAACCAAACATTTTATtggaaaatttattttttttctatttgattaggaaaacataaaaatctatTGAAATTTAGATTAAAACTGTAAGATTTACAGGAGATCAGAAGACATAGAATCTGTTTCTATGGCTGttccttttgtgttttataCAGCATATATTTCCAAACATGCAATTCAAAATCATTGTATCATTGAAGCGATTGTTTTTTGTATAGGGGCTCCAACCCTCCTGaccaagaatgaatgaatgaatgaatgaatgaatgaatgaatgaatgaatgaatgaatgaatgaatgaatgaatgttcctGTAAGACTTGCAAATTGTAGCCAAAAAGTTAACCAGTCATCTATTCATCCCACCTTCTTCCCTTCCAGAGAGGCAGACTCCTTGTGTCCCATAGCCCGAGTGAGGACCTCTCCCTGGGGGACAGTGGCTGGCTTTGTTCCCCCATCATGCCTTGCATTCCCCAGACCTGCCACGGTTCCCTTACATGCCTGCTCCGTGGGCAAGCAGGCCAGCCGGATTGTGAGACGTGGAAGCAG from Antennarius striatus isolate MH-2024 chromosome 18, ASM4005453v1, whole genome shotgun sequence includes the following:
- the fabp6 gene encoding gastrotropin, which encodes MAFAGRWETESQEGYDEFCKLLKIPDDIIEKGRDYKMITEVTQDADDFSWTQFYPADAKVTNKFTIGKECDMETIGGKTFKATVHMEGGKLSASFPNYHHTSEISGGKLIETSKAGSVVLKRTSRKL